The following coding sequences are from one Raphanus sativus cultivar WK10039 unplaced genomic scaffold, ASM80110v3 Scaffold2147, whole genome shotgun sequence window:
- the LOC130505281 gene encoding deoxyribodipyrimidine photo-lyase isoform X1, whose amino-acid sequence MASTTAVQPGRIRILKKSSLRLPDSDQTAGPVVYWMFRDQRLRDNWALIHAVDLANRTNAPVAVVFNLFDQFLGAKARQLGFMLKGLRQLHRQIESLQIPFFLLQGDAEETIPEFLKECGALHLVTDFSPLREIRSCKEEVVKRTSVSLTVHEVDAHNVVPMWAASGKLEYSARTIRGKINKLLPEYLVEFPELEPPKKKWVGMMVDKVVVDWDSLIDKVVREGAEVPEVEWCVPGEDAGMEVLMGSREGFLTKRLRNYSTDRNNPVKPKALSGLSPYLHFGQISAQRCALEARKVRNTYPQAVDTFLEELIVRRELSDNFCYYQPQYDSLEGAWEWARKSLTDHASDKREHTYSLEQLEKGQTADPLWNASQLEMVYQGKMHGFMRMYWAKKILEWTKGPEEALSISIFLNNKYEIDGRDPSGYVGCMWSICGVHDQGWKERQVFGKIRYMNYAGCKRKFDVDSYISYVKSLVSVTKKKRKAEEQLTRDSIDHPKAN is encoded by the exons ATGGCGTCGACAACGGCGGTTCAACCGGGTCGGATCCGGATCCTCAAGAAAAGCTCTTTGCGACTGCCGGACTCGGATCAAACGGCGGGTCCCGTAGTTTACTGGATGTTCAGAGATCAACGGCTGAGAGACAACTGGGCTCTGATCCACGCCGTCGATCTGGCGAACAGGACCAACGCTCCCGTAGCCGTCGTGTTCAATCTGTTCGATCAGTTTCTGGGCGCGAAGGCGAGGCAATTAGGGTTTATGTTAAAAGGTCTCCGCCAGCTCCACCGTCAAATCGAATCTCTTCAAATTCCCTTCTTTCTGTTACAG GGAGATGCTGAGGAGACGATACCTGAGTTTCTCAAAGAGTGTGGAGCTTTACATTTGGTGACTGACTTCTCGCCTTTACGGGAGATAAGAAGCTGTAAAGAGGAGGTTGTCAAGAGGACGAGTGTTTCGTTGACAGTACACGAAGTCGATGCACACAACGTGGTTCCGATGTGGGCTGCGTCGGGGAAGTTGGAGTACAGTGCTAGAACGATACGGGGTAAGATCAACAAACTGTTGCCTGAGTACCTCGTTGAGTTTCCTGAGCTTGAACCGCCGAAGAAGAAGTGGGTTGGGATGATGGTGGATAAGGTGGTGGTTGATTGGGATAGCCTCATCGATAAAGTTGTAAG GGAGGGTGCGGAAGTTCCTGAAGTTGAATGGTGTGTGCCTGGAGAAGATGCGGGGATGGAAGTACTGATGGGGAGCCGAGAGGGGTTTTTGACGAAAAGGTTGAGGAACTATTCAACAGACAGGAATAATCCTGTGAAGCCGAAAGCACTCTCTGGTCTATCTCCTTATCTACATTTTGGACAGATCTCAGCTCAACGGTGTGCATTGGAGGCACGTAAAGTCAGGAATACTTACCCTCAG GCAGTTGATACGTTCTTGGAAGAGTTGATTGTGCGAAGAGAACTCTCTGACAATTTCTGCTACTATCAACCTCAGTATGATTCTTTGGAGGGAGCTTGGGAGTGGGCACGCAAATCATTGACGGATCATGCTTCAGATAAGAGAGAACACACTTACTC GTTGGAGCAGTTAGAGAAGGGACAGACAGCAGATCCT CTATGGAATGCTTCACAGTTAGAGATGGTTTATCAGGGGAAAATGCACGGTTTCATGAG AATGTATTGGGCAAAGAAGATTCTAGAATGGACCAAAGGACCTGAAGAGGCTCTCTCAATATCCATCTTTCTAAATAACAAG TATGAAATAGATGGTCGTGACCCGAGTGGATATGTTGGGTGTATGTGGTCCATATGCGGCGTTCACGATCAG GGATGGAAAGAGAGGCAGGTGTTTGGGAAGATACGGTACATGAACTACGCGGGTTGCAAACGGAAGTTCGATGTGGACAGTTACATCTCTTATGTCAAGAGTTTGGTGTCCGtaacaaagaagaagaggaaagctGAAGAACAGCTCACAAGAGACTCTATTGACCACCCCAAAGCTAATTAG
- the LOC130505281 gene encoding deoxyribodipyrimidine photo-lyase isoform X2 — protein sequence MASTTAVQPGRIRILKKSSLRLPDSDQTAGPVVYWMFRDQRLRDNWALIHAVDLANRTNAPVAVVFNLFDQFLGAKARQLGFMLKGLRQLHRQIESLQIPFFLLQGDAEETIPEFLKECGALHLVTDFSPLREIRSCKEEVVKRTSVSLTVHEVDAHNVVPMWAASGKLEYSARTIRGKINKLLPEYLVEFPELEPPKKKWVGMMVDKVVVDWDSLIDKVVREGAEVPEVEWCVPGEDAGMEVLMGSREGFLTKRLRNYSTDRNNPVKPKALSGLSPYLHFGQISAQRCALEARKVRNTYPQAVDTFLEELIVRRELSDNFCYYQPQYDSLEGAWEWARKSLTDHASDKREHTYSLEQLEKGQTADPLWNASQLEMVYQGKMHGFMRMYWAKKILEWTKGPEEALSISIFLNNKMVVTRVDMLGVCGPYAAFTIRDGKRGRCLGRYGT from the exons ATGGCGTCGACAACGGCGGTTCAACCGGGTCGGATCCGGATCCTCAAGAAAAGCTCTTTGCGACTGCCGGACTCGGATCAAACGGCGGGTCCCGTAGTTTACTGGATGTTCAGAGATCAACGGCTGAGAGACAACTGGGCTCTGATCCACGCCGTCGATCTGGCGAACAGGACCAACGCTCCCGTAGCCGTCGTGTTCAATCTGTTCGATCAGTTTCTGGGCGCGAAGGCGAGGCAATTAGGGTTTATGTTAAAAGGTCTCCGCCAGCTCCACCGTCAAATCGAATCTCTTCAAATTCCCTTCTTTCTGTTACAG GGAGATGCTGAGGAGACGATACCTGAGTTTCTCAAAGAGTGTGGAGCTTTACATTTGGTGACTGACTTCTCGCCTTTACGGGAGATAAGAAGCTGTAAAGAGGAGGTTGTCAAGAGGACGAGTGTTTCGTTGACAGTACACGAAGTCGATGCACACAACGTGGTTCCGATGTGGGCTGCGTCGGGGAAGTTGGAGTACAGTGCTAGAACGATACGGGGTAAGATCAACAAACTGTTGCCTGAGTACCTCGTTGAGTTTCCTGAGCTTGAACCGCCGAAGAAGAAGTGGGTTGGGATGATGGTGGATAAGGTGGTGGTTGATTGGGATAGCCTCATCGATAAAGTTGTAAG GGAGGGTGCGGAAGTTCCTGAAGTTGAATGGTGTGTGCCTGGAGAAGATGCGGGGATGGAAGTACTGATGGGGAGCCGAGAGGGGTTTTTGACGAAAAGGTTGAGGAACTATTCAACAGACAGGAATAATCCTGTGAAGCCGAAAGCACTCTCTGGTCTATCTCCTTATCTACATTTTGGACAGATCTCAGCTCAACGGTGTGCATTGGAGGCACGTAAAGTCAGGAATACTTACCCTCAG GCAGTTGATACGTTCTTGGAAGAGTTGATTGTGCGAAGAGAACTCTCTGACAATTTCTGCTACTATCAACCTCAGTATGATTCTTTGGAGGGAGCTTGGGAGTGGGCACGCAAATCATTGACGGATCATGCTTCAGATAAGAGAGAACACACTTACTC GTTGGAGCAGTTAGAGAAGGGACAGACAGCAGATCCT CTATGGAATGCTTCACAGTTAGAGATGGTTTATCAGGGGAAAATGCACGGTTTCATGAG AATGTATTGGGCAAAGAAGATTCTAGAATGGACCAAAGGACCTGAAGAGGCTCTCTCAATATCCATCTTTCTAAATAACAAG ATGGTCGTGACCCGAGTGGATATGTTGGGTGTATGTGGTCCATATGCGGCGTTCACGATCAG GGATGGAAAGAGAGGCAGGTGTTTGGGAAGATACGGTACATGA